AGATGCTGCCGTCACGCCTGATTTTTTGCTCATGGCCTTGCGGGCGGCGTACGGACCGTGCATCGCGGCCCAAAAACAGACGTTGCTGGTTTTGGCTCCAGCTGACTTGTGGCGCAAATCCTATTGCCCGGTCTGCGGATCGGATCCGGATCTGGCGACGCTGGAGAATCATCCCGAGCCTTCGGACTTTCTGATTTCCAAAAGCGGCGAGCTTTGGCACCATTGCCCGGTTTGCACCCATCGCTGGCGCTTCATGCGCATGACCTGCCCCGGCTGCGGCAACCAGGAGCATGAACGCATGACTCGGTTTTCTCTTCAGGATTCCCCGCATGAGCACATCTATGCCTGCGAGGACTGCCGCCAGTATCTGCCCTGCCTTGACATGGTGGAGTGTTCCGAAGCCGTTGATTTTGATCTGGCCGCCCTTGGCCTTATGCATTTGGACGCCGTTGCCCAGAGCAGAGGCTACGCGCCTTTGTCCCCGGCTCCCTGGACCGCATTGGGTCTGGCCGAAAAAGCAGCCAAGGCGTCCTGACTTTTCACATTCTTCACCCTCCTCCGCGGTGATAGGCCGTCAACGGACTGGGCGAGTTCGTTGGCGGCCACTTTTTTTTCGTCGGGTTGCGATAGCCGCGGTACGAACATGCACAACATCTGGGCCAGGATGGGGATAAGGTCCTGTTCGCGGGAGTTGTAGCGCAGTTCGCACTCCTTGAGGTAAAGCGGAAAATGCGAGGCCGGGACCCCGCGCATCTGGCGCAGGCGGTGCTTGGCGAAGGACCAGAAAGGGGAGGCCTCCACGGGCAAACGCTTGTCCGCGTGCTTGATGTAGCGGGCGGGCCACAGCCCGGGGCCGCAGGAGACAAGTGTCTGATAGCGCTTGTAGGGGGCCGTGTAGACCACCTGGCCGATGCTTGCCGTTTTGAGGCAGAAGCTCAGTTTGAAGTGCAGCAGATTTTCGGCGTGCAGGTCCGGCAGCAGATCGCAGATGGCCACGCCGCCGAGCTCGATGATGCCGAAGACCGGGGCGTTGATGATCAAAGGCGTGGGCAGGGAGTTGCCCGGTCCGGGCCAGATGCCCGCGTCATAGAGTCGTCCGGCGTCCAGCGCCTGGGCCACGATGGCCCGCCGCACGGTATCGGCCGCCTTGAGAATGGTGGCATAACTGACCTCCATTTCCGCCGCGATGCTTGCCGGCGCGATGTCCAGCGCAAAGAGCTTCAAAAACCAAAGCCACTGTCGCGAGGTGAAGGCGCAACGACTCAAGTAACGGCGACTGAAGTCGTGAAAGGTGTACCCGCAGCGTCCGCATCTGCGCCTGCCATCGGCGAGATGGTAGAGTTTGCGATTTTTACAGGCCGGACAATGCCGTTGATGGTTTTTCCAGCAAAAATCCAAGAAAAACCTGCGCGCGCTTTTTTCTGAAAAAGTTAATGTATTAAAGTTTATTATGTTTATTTTTGTCATCGCTTTTCAGTGCCATATCGTAAATGTGTGCATGTTTGGTCATCCGCTCGTAGGCGTTTCTGTCACAAACAATGATGCCAAACAAGGCATAATGATAAGCCTGTCTCAAAAGAATGGGTCAAAAAGAGACAATTGTTTGTCTTGTTTATGTAATCATCCGTATTTGAATATGATTTTTTTTGAACTGGCCGGGCCAAAGCGTTGGGTTGTGGAGGGCGCGTGCGTTGATGAGAGGGCGTCGCGTGATACGTTCACAGCCGACATTTCCTTAAATTTCACATTTGGAGCGCCCATGAACATGCCTGAAGGATCTTCCGCGTTACGTTATGCCAGCCCTGTCATCGGTCCATATACAGTGGACGAATTCATAACGGCGGCGGGGCGCTTTCATGGATACGCCGCGCCCGGTCTGATCCTGGGCGGGTTCATGGTCCACGAGGCACGAAGTCATATCGCCGAAGGCATTCTGTTCGACGCCATCTCCGAAACCGCCTGGTGTCTGCCGGATGCCGTGCAGATGCTCACCCCCTGCACCGTGGGCAACGGCTGGATGCGGATTTTCAATCTGGGCCTCTATGCCGTGTCCCTCTTCGACAAATTTACCGGCAAGGGTGTGCGGGTGGCCGTGGAGACCGATAAGCTGGAACCGTATCCGGTCATCCGGGAGTGGCTTTTCAAGCTCAAACCCAAGAAAGAGCAGGACAGTGTCCGGCTGCGCGAGGAGATCCGCCTGGCGGGGGCCTCCATTTGCTCCGTGAGGGAGATTGCGCTGCGGCCCGAATTCATGGGCGGCCGAGGCAAGGGTGCCATCGCAGCATGCCCGTCCTGCGGCCAGGCCTATCCGGCGCGGGACGGCTCGGTCTGCCGGTCGTGTCGAGGCGAATCTCCCTACATGGGTTGGATCGGAGGCCATGATTTGCGCGAACTGGGCTTTGACGGTCCAAAGCTTCGAGTGGTCACGGCCGAGGAAGCGGTAGGCGAGAAGACCCTGCACGACATGACCTGCATTGAGCCGGGCGTGAGCAAGGACGCGGCTTTCGCACGTGGGCAGGTGCTCGATGTCGGTGATGTCTGCCGCTTGCAGCGCATGGGGCGGTTCGAGGTATATGTCGAGGATGAGGGCCAGGAGGAATCGCGCTGGGTCCATGAGGACAAGGCCGCGAGGCTGCTGGCTTCGGCCGTGGCGGGAGAGGGGGTGGACTGCTCGGGAGAACCCTGCGAGGGCAAGATCACCATGGTCGCCCGGCACGCAGGGCTGATGGCCATAAACAAGGAGGCTCTTGAAGAGTTGAACGCCATTCCTGGCGTCATGTGCGCCACCCGTCACGCCTTCAGCGTGGTGGAGAAGGGACAGCAGATCGCGGCCACCCGCGCCATACCGCTCTATCTTGGTCGGGACATTCTCGGCGACGCTTTGCGGGTCCTCAATGCCGGTCCCGTCGTCAGCGTGCGTCCATTGAGCAAACGTAAAGTCGGCATCCTGGTTACGGGCACGGAAGTGTTCCAGGGCCTGGTCGAGGACCGCTTCATTCCCATAATCACCGCCAAGGTCGAGACCTACGGCTGTCCCGTGGTGGCTACGGACATCGTTCCCGATGATCGCGAGCGCATCTGTCGCGGCGTGCAGGACATGCTCGGACGCGGCGTCGAGCTGATTGTGACCACGGCTGGGTTGTCGGTGGATCCCGGCGATGTGACCCGCCAGGGACTTGTCGATGCCGGCTTGAAAAACATGCGCTACGGAACGCCCATTCTACCGGGGGCTATGACGCTTCTTGGCTCGGTCGGGGACGCGGAACTGATCGGCGTTCCGGCCTGCGCCCTGTATTTCAAGACGACGAGCCTGGATCTCTTGTTGCCGAGGGTGCTGGCCGGAGTTTCTCCATCCCGCCGCGAGCTGGCCAGGCTTGGTCACGGCGGGTTGTGCATGCAGTGCAAACGCTGCACGTATCCCAAATGTCCGTTCGGAAAGTGAGGGATTCCATGAAAACGCCGACCGTTCGCATGCATTTGTGGTTGGAGTCGGGCGAAAGCGTGTATTTCGGCATGGGGCGGCTCATGCTCCTCGACCGGATCGAGGAGTACGGGTCTCTGCGTAAGGCCGCGGAGTCCCTGGGCATGTCCTACCGGGCGGCCTGGGGAAAACTTCGGGCTACTGAGGATGCTGTCGGTGAGGAGCTTGTCGAGACGCTTGGCACAAAGCGCGGGGGATACCGCCTGACTCCGGCTGGGCGACGTTTTCGGGACAAGTTCAGCGCCTGGTTTGAAGCCGTGGAAAAGACGGCCGTGGCCGAAGCCCGGGAAATTTTTACGCAAAGCGTGCAAAGCTATTCCGAAAAGAAAATCCGGCCGCATGGTGCCGGGTATCGTGAAGTCTCGGCAGAGCATCGAAACAGGTATTGAGCCCGTCCCGATCGCGACTCTGCCGAGTCTCACAATCAATGCTGGTGCCCGCTGCAGATCTGCAGTTCTTCCAGTTCGTGGTGCGCGCTCGCGCATTCATCCGTGCCTTCCGGGTTGCGGATGAGTTTCAGTTCACGGTTTTCCATGACCTCCAGGGCATAGACCGCTGTCATGCCCGTTCCGCAGTATCGGGTCACGGCCTCGCCTGCGAGCATATTGAATGCCTCCTCCTCTATTTTTCCGGTAATGACGGCCTCGCAGTTGTGTTCGAGGATTATTTGGGCAAGAGCCTGGTCCGAACCATGACTTGGTTTGTGGGGCAGCGCCGTGCAGCGCATTGTTTCCATGTTCACGATGAGCAAATAAGGGGTTTGGGCGAATTCGCCGAAGACGGGGCTGTTGAGGGATTCTCCGGCGGCGGTGACTGCTATGTTCATGAATTC
This DNA window, taken from Desulfomicrobium sp. ZS1, encodes the following:
- a CDS encoding FmdE family protein, which produces MPEGSSALRYASPVIGPYTVDEFITAAGRFHGYAAPGLILGGFMVHEARSHIAEGILFDAISETAWCLPDAVQMLTPCTVGNGWMRIFNLGLYAVSLFDKFTGKGVRVAVETDKLEPYPVIREWLFKLKPKKEQDSVRLREEIRLAGASICSVREIALRPEFMGGRGKGAIAACPSCGQAYPARDGSVCRSCRGESPYMGWIGGHDLRELGFDGPKLRVVTAEEAVGEKTLHDMTCIEPGVSKDAAFARGQVLDVGDVCRLQRMGRFEVYVEDEGQEESRWVHEDKAARLLASAVAGEGVDCSGEPCEGKITMVARHAGLMAINKEALEELNAIPGVMCATRHAFSVVEKGQQIAATRAIPLYLGRDILGDALRVLNAGPVVSVRPLSKRKVGILVTGTEVFQGLVEDRFIPIITAKVETYGCPVVATDIVPDDRERICRGVQDMLGRGVELIVTTAGLSVDPGDVTRQGLVDAGLKNMRYGTPILPGAMTLLGSVGDAELIGVPACALYFKTTSLDLLLPRVLAGVSPSRRELARLGHGGLCMQCKRCTYPKCPFGK
- a CDS encoding NifB/NifX family molybdenum-iron cluster-binding protein translates to MNIAVTAAGESLNSPVFGEFAQTPYLLIVNMETMRCTALPHKPSHGSDQALAQIILEHNCEAVITGKIEEEAFNMLAGEAVTRYCGTGMTAVYALEVMENRELKLIRNPEGTDECASAHHELEELQICSGHQH
- a CDS encoding winged helix-turn-helix domain-containing protein, with the protein product MKTPTVRMHLWLESGESVYFGMGRLMLLDRIEEYGSLRKAAESLGMSYRAAWGKLRATEDAVGEELVETLGTKRGGYRLTPAGRRFRDKFSAWFEAVEKTAVAEAREIFTQSVQSYSEKKIRPHGAGYREVSAEHRNRY
- a CDS encoding formate dehydrogenase accessory protein FdhE; the encoded protein is MPSTGLKTKDTVLNNLASRHEPFREIINRFGLLLSRQAELYSELPLADVSGMTVVEERFLGGEPLVVGMDSDAFAPAFKASALRIWPVMGVLFTALAESLRGLGHKLEENRQWTSLCLRAVVHGDEEALDRAAADAAVTPDFLLMALRAAYGPCIAAQKQTLLVLAPADLWRKSYCPVCGSDPDLATLENHPEPSDFLISKSGELWHHCPVCTHRWRFMRMTCPGCGNQEHERMTRFSLQDSPHEHIYACEDCRQYLPCLDMVECSEAVDFDLAALGLMHLDAVAQSRGYAPLSPAPWTALGLAEKAAKAS